One region of Armatimonadota bacterium genomic DNA includes:
- a CDS encoding ATP-binding protein translates to MNDRTGNENKGFVAPPSRKEIGLVVSGSLLEGLKMKLHPDQSVEDIRAGKFVVIEGEKHEFFSMITDVVLETSIRGLLDNPPRRDNELMHQVISGTATYGTIQLRPMLMLPSGSEGELRPVKTIPGHFSPVFTADKTDVSRIFGDEKADPKFFHIGTPLDMEDTPVCLNLDRFVERSNGIFGKSGTGKTFLTRIVLCGIIKNRKAVNLVFDMHSEYGWKGTIESDGGRAEVRGLKQYFQDRVAVFSLDPESSRRRGAPVDFEVKIPYSQVTVDDIILLQNELNLAPTALETSYALINKFGESLWLSKLVKMSAEEMVEFCQTNNIHQRSLEALQRKLKVLTESCKSFLIDDSLQRVDIDAVKQIMSYLDDGKHVVLEFGQHTQPLRYMLVANILTRRIHDAYVKKTEEALGGSESKPTPLIITIEEAHKFLSPPVANQTIFGTIAREMRKYNVTLLVVDQRPSGIDDEVLSQVGTRITCLLNDERDIDAVLTGVSNASGLRGVLATLDSKQQALILGHAVPMPIVIQTRFYDDEDFRLSMGQIPSDKLDEQIEHEISRDFA, encoded by the coding sequence ATGAATGACCGCACTGGAAACGAAAACAAGGGATTTGTGGCTCCACCCAGTCGAAAAGAAATCGGTTTAGTGGTGAGCGGCTCTCTTCTTGAAGGCCTTAAGATGAAACTCCATCCAGACCAATCGGTCGAGGATATCCGTGCAGGTAAGTTTGTTGTCATCGAGGGCGAAAAGCATGAATTCTTTTCGATGATTACCGACGTTGTGCTTGAGACTTCAATCCGCGGCTTACTCGACAATCCTCCGAGGCGCGATAATGAACTTATGCACCAGGTTATCAGCGGCACAGCAACATATGGAACAATTCAACTTCGTCCGATGCTTATGCTCCCCTCGGGTTCAGAAGGCGAACTCCGACCTGTTAAAACGATTCCTGGACACTTTAGCCCAGTTTTTACTGCAGATAAAACAGATGTCAGCCGGATATTCGGCGATGAGAAGGCAGACCCAAAGTTCTTCCACATTGGCACGCCACTCGATATGGAAGATACGCCAGTCTGTCTGAACCTAGATCGCTTCGTCGAACGTAGCAACGGAATATTCGGCAAATCCGGCACAGGAAAAACGTTCCTAACCCGCATCGTTCTCTGCGGCATCATCAAGAACCGCAAGGCTGTCAATCTAGTCTTCGATATGCACAGCGAATACGGTTGGAAGGGAACGATTGAAAGTGATGGCGGCAGGGCAGAAGTTCGAGGCTTAAAGCAATATTTCCAGGACCGTGTTGCTGTGTTTTCCCTCGACCCTGAATCATCTAGGCGGAGGGGAGCACCAGTTGATTTCGAGGTAAAAATTCCTTACAGCCAGGTAACCGTTGATGATATTATACTCCTCCAAAATGAACTTAATCTCGCCCCTACTGCTTTGGAGACATCATACGCCCTCATAAATAAATTCGGGGAGAGTTTGTGGCTTAGCAAACTAGTAAAAATGAGCGCTGAAGAAATGGTTGAATTTTGCCAAACCAACAACATACACCAGCGCTCTTTGGAAGCACTGCAGAGAAAACTTAAGGTGCTTACCGAAAGCTGTAAATCATTCTTAATTGATGATTCTTTGCAACGTGTAGATATAGATGCTGTCAAACAAATAATGAGCTATCTTGATGATGGCAAACACGTAGTGCTCGAATTTGGTCAGCATACCCAGCCCCTTAGGTACATGCTGGTCGCCAACATACTTACTAGGCGGATTCACGATGCCTACGTAAAAAAGACTGAGGAAGCTCTGGGTGGAAGTGAGTCAAAGCCGACGCCCCTTATAATTACCATAGAGGAGGCACACAAATTTCTCAGCCCGCCGGTGGCGAATCAAACAATATTTGGAACAATCGCTCGCGAAATGCGTAAGTACAATGTGACGCTGTTAGTTGTGGACCAGCGACCTTCAGGGATTGACGATGAGGTATTATCGCAGGTTGGCACGCGAATAACTTGTCTATTAAACGATGAGAGGGATATTGACGCGGTGCTGACAGGCGTGAGCAACGCATCAGGATTAAGAGGCGTGCTTGCAACCCTTGACAGTAAGCAGCAAGCATTGATTCTTGGTCATGCAGTACCAATGCCTATTGTGATTCAAACACGCTTTTATGACGATGAGGACTTCCGCCTCAGCATGGGACAAATTCCTTCTGACAAGCTGGACGAACAAATAGAACATGAAATAAGCCGTGATTTCGCATAA
- the secG gene encoding preprotein translocase subunit SecG — translation MGAFSLILTVVQFVSALVLIVLVMLQTTKSEGLTGTIGGKASATFKGKPGLDEKLSQLTKWSAVGFAVTSALLYWISIRAGA, via the coding sequence TTGGGTGCTTTTTCGCTAATTTTGACCGTCGTGCAGTTTGTGAGCGCTCTCGTACTCATTGTATTGGTCATGCTACAAACAACTAAGAGCGAGGGCCTGACCGGTACAATTGGTGGCAAGGCTTCAGCAACTTTCAAGGGGAAGCCTGGGCTTGATGAAAAGCTTTCACAGCTCACAAAGTGGTCAGCAGTGGGTTTTGCAGTTACGAGCGCACTCCTTTATTGGATTAGCATAAGAGCTGGAGCGTAG
- the tatA gene encoding twin-arginine translocase TatA/TatE family subunit codes for MPHGQELIIILVIILLLFGAKKLPELGRSLGQGIKEFKKSSKGLLDEDEEEEKEKKTTESA; via the coding sequence ATGCCACACGGTCAGGAACTGATAATTATCCTCGTGATAATCCTTCTCTTGTTCGGTGCAAAAAAACTGCCTGAGCTGGGCAGGTCACTGGGCCAAGGTATCAAAGAGTTCAAGAAATCGTCGAAGGGTCTGCTTGACGAAGACGAAGAAGAAGAGAAGGAAAAGAAGACAACCGAATCGGCTTAA
- the tatA gene encoding twin-arginine translocase TatA/TatE family subunit: MGSIQFPEIFVIMLLALLFFGPKKLPEIGRTMGKAIRELKKAAREFTSSVEEITADDED; the protein is encoded by the coding sequence ATGGGATCCATACAGTTCCCCGAAATTTTTGTAATTATGCTCCTGGCGTTATTGTTTTTCGGTCCAAAGAAACTTCCGGAAATCGGGCGAACGATGGGAAAAGCAATTCGGGAGCTGAAGAAGGCGGCCAGAGAATTCACATCGTCGGTTGAGGAAATTACCGCAGATGATGAAGATTAA
- the pfkB gene encoding 1-phosphofructokinase, whose product MILTVTPNTAVDKTYTVENFSIDRVHRPSEWRIVAGGKGINVARVYKELGGEAIATGFVGGHNGEFILEALRAEGLKADFVRTKEESRVCIAILDPVNRTQTELNEIGPNITADEVERLKLKFESLVPGMEFAVLSGSTPPGVPDSIYRDMIEIARQYDVRCVLDGNGAPLAEGFKALPFMAKPNIHELSAIVGRQLGTIEEAADAACEFVRQGIEMMIVTFGRDGALIATDDVVWRAKSPEINFVSAVGSGDALAAAVVYALSQGAAPEEALRLGTAAGAANAMTYGAGFCSREDIYRLAEEVELERI is encoded by the coding sequence GTGATTCTTACTGTTACACCAAACACTGCAGTTGATAAGACATATACAGTTGAGAATTTCTCAATAGACCGTGTTCACCGACCCAGCGAATGGCGAATCGTAGCCGGCGGTAAGGGCATAAATGTAGCACGGGTTTACAAGGAGCTTGGTGGCGAGGCGATTGCAACTGGCTTTGTTGGCGGCCACAACGGGGAATTCATCCTAGAAGCTTTGCGGGCTGAAGGGCTGAAGGCAGATTTTGTGCGCACCAAAGAGGAGTCGCGCGTTTGCATAGCAATTCTCGACCCCGTCAATCGGACACAAACCGAATTGAATGAGATAGGCCCAAATATAACCGCCGATGAGGTTGAGAGGCTCAAGCTTAAGTTTGAAAGCCTTGTTCCTGGAATGGAGTTTGCTGTGCTTTCCGGCAGCACTCCTCCGGGCGTGCCGGATTCGATTTATCGGGATATGATTGAGATTGCTCGCCAGTACGATGTGCGCTGCGTTCTCGATGGCAATGGTGCTCCGCTTGCAGAAGGATTCAAGGCGCTCCCGTTCATGGCAAAACCTAATATCCACGAGTTGTCCGCAATTGTTGGGCGCCAACTTGGCACGATTGAAGAAGCAGCAGATGCCGCATGCGAATTCGTTAGGCAGGGTATTGAAATGATGATTGTGACCTTCGGACGCGATGGAGCGCTAATCGCCACAGATGATGTTGTTTGGCGTGCAAAATCGCCAGAAATTAATTTTGTCAGCGCAGTTGGGTCCGGCGATGCTTTAGCGGCGGCAGTAGTCTACGCTCTTAGCCAGGGTGCGGCGCCGGAAGAAGCTTTGCGGCTGGGAACTGCAGCTGGTGCGGCAAATGCGATGACTTACGGGGCGGGCTTTTGCTCTCGTGAAGATATCTATAGGCTTGCGGAGGAAGTGGAGCTGGAGCGTATTTAA
- a CDS encoding CBS domain-containing protein, which produces MQFLTQVLGRTVFDSVGEPIGKARDVIVTPAEPLPIVSALVVGNGEEKIIPWRLVREEVDRISLVVRKDRITEYTPREGDIWLRKEVLDRQIVDVHDYKVVRVNDVRFIETPGQVRLLGVDASTRGLLRELGIEWLANLFYALFKRQVPEKIIAWDDVETLERATGPIKLKIPLEKLSKLHPSDIADIIEQMNPAQRADVIESLDVETAADVLPEASPEIQAEIIEDIDPERASDILEEMDPDEAADILGDLPEDRSEELLREMEPTEAEDVRELLSYGDETAGGLMTTDYVAISSSMTAQQTIDYLRELKPDAETIYYLYVVNEENKLVGVISLRDLIVAEPDTPIGKFMITRVIHVHPEASLREAAELFQKYNLLALPVVDYDNELKGIITVDDMLEHIPAHAWHGRPGRRQTAPEQRLQHEEVET; this is translated from the coding sequence ATGCAGTTCCTTACGCAGGTGCTTGGTCGGACAGTATTCGACAGCGTTGGTGAACCGATTGGGAAGGCCCGTGACGTTATAGTCACGCCTGCCGAACCATTGCCAATAGTCTCTGCTTTAGTCGTCGGAAACGGTGAGGAAAAAATCATCCCCTGGCGACTTGTTCGTGAAGAGGTAGACCGCATCAGCCTGGTGGTGCGCAAGGATAGAATCACCGAATACACTCCCCGTGAAGGCGACATCTGGCTCAGGAAAGAAGTTCTCGACCGCCAAATTGTTGATGTTCACGACTATAAAGTAGTACGCGTGAACGACGTGCGTTTTATTGAAACTCCAGGCCAAGTACGCCTACTAGGGGTAGATGCATCCACTCGCGGGCTTCTCCGCGAGCTTGGCATCGAATGGCTAGCAAACCTGTTCTATGCATTGTTCAAGCGCCAAGTGCCCGAGAAAATCATTGCTTGGGATGATGTTGAAACCCTCGAGCGAGCCACTGGGCCCATCAAACTCAAAATACCGCTTGAGAAGCTTTCCAAACTGCATCCATCAGACATCGCCGACATCATTGAGCAAATGAACCCTGCTCAGCGCGCCGACGTTATTGAGAGTCTCGACGTCGAGACAGCAGCTGACGTTCTCCCTGAAGCGAGTCCCGAAATCCAGGCCGAAATTATTGAGGACATCGACCCCGAACGGGCTTCCGACATTCTTGAGGAGATGGACCCAGACGAAGCCGCCGACATTTTAGGCGACTTACCTGAGGATCGCTCTGAGGAACTTCTCCGTGAGATGGAGCCAACGGAAGCAGAAGATGTTCGGGAGCTACTCAGCTATGGGGATGAAACAGCTGGCGGACTGATGACAACTGACTATGTCGCTATTTCAAGCTCAATGACAGCCCAGCAGACAATTGACTACCTGCGAGAACTCAAGCCCGATGCAGAAACTATCTACTATCTTTATGTGGTCAACGAAGAAAATAAGCTTGTGGGAGTAATCTCGCTTAGAGATCTTATAGTAGCCGAGCCAGACACACCAATCGGTAAATTTATGATTACAAGGGTAATCCACGTTCATCCCGAAGCAAGTCTTAGGGAAGCAGCAGAGCTTTTCCAAAAGTACAACCTCCTTGCGCTACCGGTTGTAGACTATGATAACGAGCTAAAAGGCATTATAACGGTTGACGATATGTTGGAGCACATACCGGCACACGCATGGCATGGCCGGCCGGGCCGCAGGCAGACTGCTCCCGAACAGCGGCTACAACATGAAGAGGTAGAAACGTAA
- a CDS encoding divalent metal cation transporter, with amino-acid sequence MRNKLSRHRLAPILAAIGPGIIAANADNDAGGITTYSLAGAHFGYSLIWVLILITFSLGVTQEMGARMGMVTGKGFGGLIREKFGARWAAFAILIMLLANIGTTTAEFSGIASSLEIFGISKYISIPLSVIGVFMLVARYDYRRVQRVFLIISMLYLSYVASGFLARPNWNEALVSIVKPDIQWNLPYLIMFVGVVGTTITPWGQFFIQSYVVDKRLRAKDLPYARADVYVGAFFTDFIAFFIIVACAAKIYPLVMQGFKIEDAADVALALQPLAGRFASILFGIGLLNASLLGAVILPLTSSYATAETFGWEAGLDKTPREAPIFFGLFLFFLLIPSLIVLIPGLPLLHFMFYPQVLNGILLPIILIFVLKITNDQFFMGEYTNSRAFNIIALITTIGLIILTILLLATPLIQRYA; translated from the coding sequence ATGCGAAACAAACTGAGCAGGCATAGATTGGCTCCAATATTAGCGGCTATTGGCCCAGGCATCATTGCAGCTAACGCAGACAACGATGCGGGCGGCATTACAACCTACAGCCTGGCCGGGGCACATTTCGGCTACAGCCTAATTTGGGTGCTCATCCTTATAACCTTTAGCCTAGGTGTTACTCAGGAGATGGGCGCTCGCATGGGCATGGTGACTGGAAAAGGCTTTGGGGGTCTAATACGCGAAAAATTCGGGGCGCGCTGGGCTGCCTTTGCCATACTTATTATGCTTCTCGCCAATATAGGAACTACTACCGCTGAATTTTCAGGCATTGCTAGCAGTCTCGAAATTTTTGGCATAAGCAAATATATCAGCATCCCGCTTTCGGTAATTGGCGTGTTCATGCTTGTTGCGCGCTATGACTATCGGCGTGTGCAAAGGGTCTTTCTAATCATTAGCATGCTTTATCTTTCATACGTTGCATCAGGATTTCTTGCTCGTCCTAACTGGAACGAGGCCCTAGTGAGCATAGTAAAGCCAGATATACAGTGGAACTTACCTTATCTAATAATGTTTGTTGGTGTAGTCGGAACTACAATCACACCTTGGGGGCAGTTTTTTATCCAATCTTACGTTGTAGACAAGCGTCTACGTGCCAAAGATCTTCCTTATGCGAGAGCCGATGTTTACGTCGGGGCATTCTTTACAGACTTCATAGCGTTTTTCATAATTGTGGCATGTGCGGCAAAGATCTACCCATTGGTAATGCAAGGCTTCAAAATTGAAGATGCTGCCGATGTCGCACTTGCGCTCCAACCACTCGCTGGACGCTTTGCTTCCATTTTATTCGGCATAGGACTTCTGAATGCCTCGCTATTAGGTGCGGTAATTCTTCCGCTTACAAGCTCCTATGCTACGGCAGAAACCTTTGGCTGGGAAGCAGGACTTGACAAGACGCCGCGCGAAGCTCCGATATTCTTTGGCCTTTTCCTTTTCTTTCTGCTCATTCCAAGCCTAATTGTTCTGATTCCCGGGCTACCGTTGCTACATTTTATGTTCTATCCTCAGGTTTTAAATGGCATCCTTCTGCCAATAATACTCATATTCGTCCTTAAGATTACAAACGACCAATTCTTCATGGGGGAATACACCAACTCGCGGGCGTTTAACATCATCGCACTTATCACTACTATAGGGCTAATCATCCTAACGATACTTCTTCTTGCAACCCCCCTAATACAAAGATATGCTTGA
- a CDS encoding trypsin-like peptidase domain-containing protein, translating into MENTRVIGAEHMETSFRQRPMAIVIIVIFLLGMAVGALVWQASTSSQNIRVADGASAPAASQQDLSALGPDERNVIRVARTVGPSVVSVLNMQSPRIGAPLVRAGLGSGLIVREDGLILTNAHVIENADRVDVSLGAGAPMTAKVLGADPRIDIALLKIPRRGLQVAKLGDSDKLLVGQQAIAIGNPLGFERTVTVGVISALNRVIPGGGAPLRDLIQTDASINPGNSGGPLLNSSGEVVGINTALVSGEGGGGLGFAIPINVAQRAISDVQKYGRIIVPWIGISYGEITPEIARALGLPVSEGVIVAAVVKGGPADKAGIKPDDIIVQIGDRKVTGSAVIENFIRNARVGQKVEIVIVRDSGRKQVTVELAEMPRELAVR; encoded by the coding sequence ATGGAAAATACAAGGGTGATTGGAGCGGAGCATATGGAAACGAGTTTTAGGCAAAGACCCATGGCGATTGTGATTATTGTAATTTTCTTGCTGGGAATGGCAGTGGGTGCGCTGGTTTGGCAGGCAAGCACATCTAGCCAGAACATCAGAGTAGCGGATGGGGCTTCTGCTCCAGCAGCATCCCAGCAAGATTTAAGTGCATTGGGCCCAGATGAAAGAAATGTCATTAGAGTGGCGCGAACAGTTGGGCCGTCGGTGGTGAGCGTCCTCAATATGCAGTCACCGAGAATTGGGGCTCCACTTGTGCGAGCTGGGCTAGGGTCCGGGTTGATAGTTCGAGAAGACGGCCTAATACTTACAAATGCGCATGTAATTGAGAATGCCGATAGGGTAGACGTCTCTCTTGGTGCTGGTGCGCCTATGACCGCCAAAGTGCTTGGCGCTGACCCAAGAATTGATATTGCTTTGTTGAAGATTCCACGTAGAGGACTCCAAGTTGCAAAGCTAGGTGATTCAGACAAACTTCTTGTGGGACAGCAAGCAATTGCTATTGGAAATCCGTTGGGATTTGAGAGAACGGTGACTGTTGGTGTGATAAGCGCACTTAATAGGGTAATTCCTGGGGGTGGTGCTCCACTTAGAGATCTAATCCAGACAGATGCATCCATCAATCCTGGCAACAGTGGAGGCCCCCTTTTGAATAGTAGCGGCGAGGTTGTGGGCATAAATACAGCCCTTGTTAGCGGCGAAGGTGGAGGAGGTCTGGGCTTCGCAATTCCAATAAACGTGGCGCAAAGAGCAATAAGCGATGTTCAAAAGTATGGGAGAATAATCGTGCCTTGGATTGGAATAAGCTATGGGGAAATTACACCGGAGATAGCACGAGCATTAGGCCTTCCTGTCTCAGAAGGTGTTATTGTAGCGGCCGTTGTTAAAGGAGGGCCTGCTGACAAAGCAGGTATAAAGCCAGATGACATTATAGTGCAGATAGGCGACCGGAAGGTAACGGGGTCTGCGGTTATCGAGAACTTTATCCGAAATGCGCGCGTTGGCCAAAAGGTAGAGATTGTGATAGTTCGGGACAGTGGGCGCAAGCAGGTAACTGTGGAGCTTGCTGAAATGCCTCGTGAGCTTGCAGTAAGGTAG
- a CDS encoding uracil-DNA glycosylase: MPGEKDWRTINEVRAEAIVCCRCDLCYTRTNVVFGEGPSPSGMMIVGEGPGREEDEQGKPFVGAAGRELNKVLSLAGLDRGQIWVTNIVRCRPAMRVDDVLRNRPPRMEEIKACDLWMSAEVQFVSPKVIVCLGAVPAQALIGRNFKMEDGRGRWYQSKFSIPTTATYHPAYVLRLRGADRERIESLMIVDFKTASSKLVG, from the coding sequence ATGCCTGGAGAGAAAGACTGGCGCACTATAAATGAAGTTAGGGCTGAGGCGATTGTATGTTGCCGATGTGACTTGTGCTACACCCGGACGAACGTCGTGTTCGGTGAAGGCCCATCGCCGAGCGGAATGATGATAGTGGGGGAGGGTCCTGGGCGTGAGGAAGATGAACAGGGGAAACCCTTCGTTGGTGCAGCGGGTCGGGAGCTCAATAAGGTACTTTCTTTGGCTGGCTTGGACCGAGGGCAGATTTGGGTTACAAACATTGTTCGATGTCGCCCGGCAATGCGTGTAGACGATGTCCTTCGAAATCGGCCTCCACGTATGGAGGAGATCAAAGCTTGCGATCTTTGGATGAGCGCCGAGGTTCAATTTGTTTCCCCTAAGGTAATTGTATGCCTTGGTGCTGTTCCAGCCCAGGCGCTCATTGGAAGGAATTTTAAAATGGAGGATGGTAGGGGGCGTTGGTACCAAAGTAAATTTTCAATTCCAACCACTGCTACCTACCATCCAGCTTATGTCCTGCGCCTAAGGGGAGCGGACCGCGAGAGAATTGAGAGCTTGATGATAGTGGATTTTAAAACGGCAAGCTCAAAATTAGTTGGCTAG
- a CDS encoding universal stress protein: MRVLVCTDGSEFSYEAARQFIKLTHGTRHDILVLYVMPLLTIGRDTSYLEIQEEREGRAALNTVKNIFDEVAIPIKTEIRQGIPADTIVQVAREGNFDLIVMGHRGKGGFREFLLGSVSKHIIQNAPCSVLVAR; this comes from the coding sequence ATGCGGGTTCTAGTATGTACAGATGGCTCCGAGTTTTCTTATGAAGCGGCAAGACAATTTATTAAGCTTACGCACGGCACAAGGCATGACATCTTGGTTTTATACGTTATGCCGCTTCTAACTATTGGGCGGGACACAAGCTATCTTGAGATTCAAGAGGAACGCGAAGGTCGTGCAGCCCTTAATACTGTGAAAAATATTTTTGACGAGGTTGCCATTCCGATAAAAACTGAAATTAGACAAGGGATTCCTGCAGATACCATTGTTCAGGTAGCCCGTGAAGGAAATTTCGACCTGATTGTTATGGGCCATCGCGGGAAGGGAGGTTTTCGAGAATTTTTGCTCGGGAGCGTGAGCAAGCACATAATCCAGAATGCGCCATGTTCGGTGCTGGTGGCAAGATGA
- a CDS encoding nucleoside monophosphate kinase, which yields MKLSIIGPPGSGKTTQAELISKNCGLTHIYMGRLLRIEAQGDSPFAERIRCYLEAGLLVPLDIVHYILEREIEHVKDGYILDGFPRTLEQALDLDVLLQKRSEHLDAVIYLVVSDEEITRRLIERGRKDDTPELIRRRIEVFRTEIQPVLNYYQIEEILVPVNGIGDPLEVEQRIFDELAARHRLSSRCRRKN from the coding sequence ATGAAACTTTCAATAATTGGCCCGCCTGGCTCAGGCAAAACCACGCAAGCCGAGCTGATTAGCAAAAATTGTGGTCTGACTCATATCTACATGGGAAGGCTTCTGCGGATTGAAGCTCAGGGAGATTCGCCGTTTGCAGAGAGGATTCGATGCTATTTGGAAGCAGGTCTCCTAGTGCCACTCGACATAGTCCACTACATCTTGGAACGAGAAATCGAACACGTTAAGGATGGGTATATCCTCGATGGGTTTCCAAGGACTCTCGAGCAGGCACTAGATCTCGACGTTCTGTTACAGAAGAGAAGCGAACATTTGGATGCCGTTATCTACTTGGTTGTCAGCGATGAAGAGATAACAAGACGGCTTATTGAACGTGGGCGTAAGGATGACACGCCAGAGCTCATTCGACGACGCATTGAGGTTTTTCGCACGGAGATTCAACCTGTATTAAATTATTACCAAATTGAGGAAATACTGGTGCCAGTCAACGGTATTGGCGACCCATTAGAAGTAGAACAGCGTATTTTTGATGAACTAGCGGCGCGACACCGACTTTCATCCAGGTGTCGAAGAAAAAATTAA